The genomic interval CTAGACTAGATGGCACTGTGGTATCACCCTTTTGATGATCAAGAAAATcttatttcatttcaaataacTTTGCTTCCATTGGGGGCCGTCCAAGATGCTGAACCCTCCCCTTGAGGGGTCCTGGTTATCTTATGGTAAATTTCTGAAGTAATCTGCCAAAAGACCAGATACACAATCAAGACCACAATAATAATGTGTGTCTACAGATCCTGTCACACCCTGACCTACATGtccaaaaggattttaaaaggcACATGTGCCCTGAGGAATTACAAACAGGGCCGGGGAGTCCACAGTGGCCAAGACTTCATTTTTACTCCTGTGCCACAGCCATGGCTGTGGAATTCAATTTTTGCCCTCAAGAGCTTTTTACATCACCACCCCTCACAAAACCTACAGGCTCTATCAGCAAGAGGGATTACTTTCAATATTGCCAAACTGTTTACGAACGTCTTAAACACCAGAGTCTTGTGGTGACAATGGCTTACACAATTCTCACAACAGACTGAGGCAGCAACCTTCCTAGGGTCAAGGTTCTCTtaggttggggaaaaaaaaaaaaacggttagTGCTGGAAGGGAAATGAAAGTTCAACAGATTCTCCCAGAATTCCAGCATTCAAAAAGGACACGGTAAACTGAGGGAAGGGAAGGTGAGTAGGGGGTGAGGTTTCCTCTAAATCTCAGTGGTGACCAGGAAGTCGGAGGGCTGCATTCGTCTGCAGCTGGGCAGAAGAAACTGCCCGGCTCTGGCATTCCAAGAGGCATCAACAAAATATGGCCGTAGCCCTCACCATGAGGGGttggggaggcagaggagggagtggggagcctGCCCAGGGAAGCAGCCTCCGGGACCCTTGTGGTCACCTCGCTGGGGAGACAGAGAGCATGGCCATGTCAACGAGACTCACCTTGTCCATTCCCCGGACTGCCTGCCACAGCCCACATCTGTTTTAGGGAGAGTCGCAGAATGGGAGCCCTGACTGGGGCAACTGCACCCCAAAGAGTCCTTCCTACTACCCCCTTTATGGCACTCCATGACCTCCAGCAACTGGGCATTGCAGCTGGCTGGAGGAAAATGCCCTAGCTTCAAAAGCAAGTGGCTTTTCATAATACAGCTCTTTCCGATTCAGCCCTGGGTTCCCATCAAGTTGGCTGGCGGCGCCCTGCTCTGGGGCTCAGAGTTTGTAAATCAGGAGAGGTTTCTCAAGACTGAGCCCCACATGGGATCCGGGGCAGCGTTCCACCTGCCCTTCGACCCGCGGGGTGCCCCTCGCACTCGTAAAGCGCCGCTGATGCCCGGCGTGCAGCCAGTAGTGCGGGGCGCAAGCTGGGTACCACGAGCTCTCTCTGGGTGTCCGCAAACAGCCGCAGAGGGACATTCATTCGCCCAGGGAGAGCAGAGCcagtggagagaaaggaggagggaggcgacaaaagtcaggaaagaagagaaagaacaaaaagggTTAAAGAAAGAACGAGAAACAAAGTGAAAGAGGAAAacggagggaaaaggaaagagcgAGCGGCCAGGAGCTGGCAAGATCCCATGCAcgagaaagagaaaaaggcaaatagaGGAAGcgaggggaaaggcagggggaggggaaatgcGGGAGCGGGAAAGAAGAGAGAGCGAAAGGAGGCTTGGGAACCTGGGTGCGGAGAAAAGAAGCGAAAGGCTGGAGGGGCTCAGGGACGCGGCACTCAGAGCGTAGTTCTTTCGGGCCCTCCAGTGCGGAGTCTGCGTGGTGTACCCTGTCCCGGCGGCGGCCGGGGGGCGCTCGTCCCGGGCCTCCTGGCCGCTTCCCCCGCGCGCACTCCCAGCCGCCAAGCAGGCCAACCCGCGGGCAGACAGAGGAGCCGTCCCAGGTCGGAACGGACGAGCTTCCTGCAGCCGCCACAGCGCCACGAGCGCGCGCGCCGGGGCGCCACCGCAGGGGCGCCGAGGTGCTCCCTGGGTCGCCGGCAGCGGCTGGCCGCGCCTCCCGGCCCTCCGCCCGCCCCGGCCCGGGTCCGCTCCCACGCCCCAGGGCCCCGCTCCGCCGCGGGCGCGCACTCACCTGGACGGTCTCAGCCTGGCGTCGCGCCTGCCGTCCACCACGGCGGGCACGCAGCTGGTGAGCTCGGTCCAGTCGGCGTGCNNNNNNNNNNNNNNNNNNNNNNNNNNNNNNNNNNNNNNNNNNNNNNNNNNNNNNNNNNNNNNNNNNNNNNNNNNNNNNNNNNNNNNNNNNNNNNNNNNNNNNNNNNNNNNNNNNNNNNNNNNNNNNNNNNNNNNNNNNNNNNNNNNNNNNNNNNNNNNNNNNNNNNNNNNNNNNNNNNNNNNNNNNNNNNNNNNNNNNNNAGCTGGGCAGAAGAAACTGCCTGGCTCTGGCATTCCAAGAGGCATCAACAAAATATGGCCGTAGCCCTCACCATGAGGGGttggggaggcagaggagggagtggggagcctGCCCAGGGAAGCAGCCTCCGGGACCCTTGTGGTCACCTCGCTGGGGAGACAGAGAGCATGGCCATGTCAACGAGACTCACCTTGTCCATTCCCCGGACTGCCTGCCGCAGCCCACATCTCTTTTAGGGAGAGTCGCAGAATGGGAGCCCTGACTGGGGCAACTGCACCCCAAAGAGTCCTTCCTACTACCCCCTTTATGGCACTCCATGACCTCCAGCAACTGGGCATTGCAGCTGGCTGGAGGAAAATGCCCTAGCTTCAAAAGCAAGTGGCTTTTCATAAAACGTTTCTTTCCGATTCAGCCCTGGGTTCCCATCAAGTTGGCTGGCGGCGCCCTGCTCTGGGGCTCAGAGTTTGTAAATCAGAAGAGGTTTCTCAAGACTGAGCCCCACATGGGATCCGGGGCAGCGTTCCACCTGCCCTTCGACCCGCGGGGTGCCCCTCGCACTCGTAAAGCGCCGCTGATGCCCGGCGTGCAGCCAGTAGTGCGGGGCGCAAGCTGGGTACCACGAGCTCTCTCTGGGTGTCCGCAAACAGCCGCAGAGGGACATTCATTCGCCCAGGGAGAGCAGAGCcagtggagagaaaggaggagggaggcgacaaaagtcaggaaagaagagaaagaacaaaaagggTTAAAGAAAGAACGAGAAACAAAGTGAAAGAGGAAAacggagggaaaaggaaagagcgAGCGGCCAGGAGCTGGCAAGATCCCATgcacaagaaagagaaaaaggcaaatagaGGAAGcgaggggaaaggcagggggaggggaaatgcGGGAGCGGGAAAGAAGAGAGAGCGAAAGGAGGCTTGGGAACCTGGGTGCGGAGAAAAGAAGCGAAAGGCTGGAGGGGCTCAGGGACGCGGCACTCAGAGCGTAGTTCTTTCGGGCCCTCCAGTGCGGAGCCTGCGTGCTGTACCCTGTCCCGGCGGCGGCCGGGGGGCGCTCGTGCCGGGCCTCCTGGCCGCTTCCCCCGCGCGCACTCCCAGCCGCCAAGCAGGCCAACCCGCGGGCAGACAGAGGAGCCGTCCCAGGTCGGAACGGACGAGCTTCCTGCAGCCGCCACAGCGCCACGAGCGCGCGCGCCGGGGCGCCACCGCAGGGGCGCCGAGGTGCTCCCTGGGTCGCCGGCAGCGGCTGGCCGCGCCTCCCGGCCCTCCGCCCGCCCCGGCCCGGGTCCGCTCCCGCGCCCCAGGGCCCCGCTCCGCCGCGGGCGCGCACTCACCTGGAAGGTCTCAGCCTGGCGTCGCGCTTGCCGTCCACCACGGCGGGCACGCAGCTGGTGAGCTCGGTCCAGTCGGCGTGCAGTCCGCAGCTCCAACCCGTGGAGAACCTGGAGAAGAGCCAGGTCTCCCGCTTACCCGGCCGGTGGCAAGTGCATTTCTTCTGACCCACGCGGCATTCGCACGGTTGCTCCAGCTGGATATTGCGCACCAGGTGGCGGCCGAAAGTGGTGCCTCCAGTCTTCTGGATGTGCAGGAACACGATCAGGTCATCGCCCTTGATGTCGAAGTCTACCTTGCGCAGGAGGTCGCCGCGGCTGAAATTGTAAGGGGCACGAACCTGGCGGAGCTCTCATCCTCCGAGCGGTACGGGTCCGGCATCGGGGAGCTGAACGCCTGCAGGCGGAGGAGTTGGCATTCTGTGCCGGGGCACACGTATTGGAGGACGATCACGGCAAATAGGAAGAGCATCACCAAAGCCAGCAGCAGCTTGTTGGATTTCTCATCCATGTTCCCGACGCTGGGGGAAACCCAAGCTCCTTACGTCAATCCCGCAGCTCAGCCCGCGCTCGCCGTGCGCCCGtaccgcccccctccccctggcGCCGCCGTTGcgcccctttccccctcccctcggCACCGAGTACTCcaccgcggcggcggcggcggcggcggcggcggcggcggcggcggcggcggcggcggcggcggcggcggcggcggcggcggcggcggcggcggcggcgccctTCCCCGCTTCCTTCCTTCCCGGCAGGCTCAGCGCTGCGGCTTCTGCCgcacacacccccctccccccgactCCTTCCCGCTGGCCGCCTGCCCTCTCCCAGCGCCAGAGCTCTCCGGAGCCGCTTCGCGGGGTTTCGTACCCGTGGGACCCCGCCTGACCCGGTTGCCCCACTCCTCGACTCATACCACGGGTGCGAGCCCCCGCGCGTCTTGTTCCACTCTCGGTGGCTCCGTGACTCCCATCCCCATCCTGCTTCGCCCGCCGGACTCTCCCGGGCGCTTCTGCCCCCCAGTCCCCTTGGCGCGCACGCCGCCGCCTCCTCGCCTGCCCGACTCTCGGGCTCCTTCCCCGTGCGCCCCGAAGCCCTGCTCTTGCCCGCATCGGGTTGCCCACCTTGGGGGACGCCTCAAGGGAGCTCGGAGCCAGGCGTTCGGAGTTACCCTGGGGGAAGGGGGTCCGCCGGCAGCCCGACTTGCTAGCGGAGACGCTGCGCTACGGGTGCCCGCGGAAGCGCGGGGAGGGAGCCGCAGCGTAGCCAAACGCGCGCCGCGCCCCTCCGGAGCCCCGGAGCCCGGCCGCCGCGGGCCAGGCGGAACTTTGCGCCTTTCTCTCCCCTCgaggctgccttcccttcccgCACGGCTCTCGCGCGCCCTGGCCCGGGAGCGCGAGTCCCGCTTTCGCCTAAAACGTACCTGGCCAAGGGACCGAAAATCTTGGAGAAGATCGCGCCGAGCACGTGCTTCAGCGAGTGGCCCAGGGCGGCCAGGCCCCGGGTGAGCAGGGCCCGGCAGAGGGAGCCCAGGTCCCAGCGTCTCCTGAGGTCGTGCATCCGCCTGCGGCGGCCTCGGGCCAGCAGCGCGAAGAGAGGGGCGCGCGCGGCTCCCGCCAGAGAGGAAGAAGCCTTTAGGGGCTCGTCCAGGAGCGGCTGGGAGTTGAATCCGCGAGACACACCCCTAGGAGGGCCCGCGCGGACTGAGGCGGCGACTGATCCGGGCCGGCTTGCTGCCAATTCGGCCTCTACTCTGGAATGCCGGCGGGGACAGGTGGTGCGGGCGGGCGCTTCTCGCTCCGGTTGCAACGGCGGCCCGAGCGCCCGGGCTGCACACGCAGGCAGTGCCATTACCCCCTTCAGGCAACTCAGGGTACTTAGGATCTGGAGCGAGCTTGAATTTATGTAATAATGCCTCACGCCTAAGAGCTCAAACCACTTAACAAGCAGAGGACCTGGGTTTTCTCCTGTCTTGGGGGACGGAGGTCACTCCAGTGAGCACATCAGTACACTTTGGCCTGTAATTTCAACCTCCCCTAAAATAGCAAGGGCGCAAATTGgaccttttccctctctccttgccAATTTCCATTCTCCAACGGAAACGGGGGCATTTTCTGAAAAGGTAAGTCAGCATGAAGGAAAAGCACGACCAAAAAACGTTTCAGAATGGGAATTTGAGCTTTTTTAGAGCAGGGACTGGCCCTTACTCCCCTCTTCTTGCTCAATCCTCAGCATCAAGCCCCGTGCCTACAGGAAGGCTTCACTCATATAAGGTGTATTAAAAGGAACGTACATGACTAAATACTACATCAGAGGGGGGCCATCTAATCCAAGGTGAtgtgacaaatgaggaaactgaggcccagagagggaaagggacgtgcccaaggtcacacagcagaaccTCAGCGTTTGAACCCAGGAAGCCATCCATTTCCTAACAGCACCTTTTCTAATAAATAGGTGCAGACCATCCTCAAGCCAAGCGTCCAAAAGGCTCTTTTCGGATACAGGACCAGCAATGTAAGGATTAGCAAGAGAAGAAGGAATGTCCCTTTAGGACAAGGTCCCCAGGACTCAGAACGCAAGACCGTCCCCTTCCGATTGTTCGGGTGGAGCTTGCTGCATACCGGGAACTGGTATTTCCGTGAATAAGTGCCCACCGCTGTCTAGTCCCACCGCTGCAGAAGGAGCACGGGGTGGCAGCAGTGTCTCAGAGCAGCGCTGTCTGGGAGGTGGGGGCCGGTGAGATGAGTCCCTCCAGAGACAGGCTCTCCTACGATCTCCCTCAGAACATTTGGGCCCCTCACTGAACCCTGCTCCATCCCTCTTCTATTCTCTCTGCGTAGTGAAGCAGCAAGCGCTGGTCTGGGGATCCTGAGTTTCTGTCATTTCCTTGCTGGGCAGCCCTGGGATAATGACCTGCCCCtcctgagcctcaggttcctcttctgtaaaataggacTAATTCCTCCTTTTTGACCATCTGGGTCACTGTGAGGATGGCCTTTGGGCAAGTCCAAATATGAGGCAGTGTTTACCTGCTGCTCTAAGCTCCGAGGTGCTGACCGAGTCACGGGCCAGTGAAGGCAGGGGCTCTTCTCAGGCGATTTCACAGCTGTGCCCCCTGCCCttacctcccccccaccccagatgtCCCCAGTCCTGGCTGAACTTCCATGTGGCCCCCAACCTACCGGGGACAGTGAGAGACCCTTTG from Balaenoptera musculus isolate JJ_BM4_2016_0621 chromosome X, mBalMus1.pri.v3, whole genome shotgun sequence carries:
- the LOC118888366 gene encoding LOW QUALITY PROTEIN: heparan-sulfate 6-O-sulfotransferase 2-like (The sequence of the model RefSeq protein was modified relative to this genomic sequence to represent the inferred CDS: inserted 1 base in 1 codon), producing the protein MALPACAARALGPPLQPEREAPARTTCPRRHSRVEAELAASRPGSVAASVRAGPPRGVSRGFNSQPLLDEPLKASSSLAGAARAPLFALLARGRRRRMHDLRRRWDLGSLCRALLTRGLAALGHSLKHVLGAIFSKIFGPLASVGNMDEKSNKLLLALVMLFLFAVIVLQYVCPGTECQLLRLQAFSSPMPDPYRSEDESSARFVPXYNFSRGDLLRKVDFDIKGDDLIVFLHIQKTGGTTFGRHLVRNIQLEQPCECRVGQKKCTCHRPGKRETWLFSRFSTGWSCGLHADWTELTSCVPAVVDGKRDARLRPSRESSWYPACAPHYWLHAGHQRRFTSARGTPRVEGQVERCPGSHVGLSLEKPLLIYKL